Proteins co-encoded in one Syngnathoides biaculeatus isolate LvHL_M chromosome 22, ASM1980259v1, whole genome shotgun sequence genomic window:
- the med24 gene encoding mediator of RNA polymerase II transcription subunit 24 isoform X2 encodes MKVVNLKQAILQAWKERWSDYQWAVNIKKNFPKGATWEYLNLAEALMEQALIGPSPNPLILSYLKYAISSQMVSYSSVLIAISKFDDFSRDLCVKSLLEVMDMFCHRLTCYGKAEECIGLCRALLGVVVWLLQGCACYCERLREPCLSSATEACLAECRERLHKLMSSTKNRALVHIARLEDQGSWSIVEQAVLKVSDGLGCITNPTLRTQLEESLSLVKGIPLMLSVQCEPLLHASFPSIHAFIMLEGTMNLTGETQPMVEQLMMIKRMQRIPTPFFVMEIWKACFTGLIESPEGTEELKWTAFTFLKIPQVLLRLKKYPQGDKGQDFTEDVNVAFQYLLKLTPLLDKADQRCNCDCLGMLLQECNKLGLLSDSNAEVLTSKRKFSSKLKTAENANIQPNPGLILRAEPTVTNILKTVDADHSKSPEGLLGVLGHMLSGKSLDLLLAAAAATGKLKSFARKFIKLNEFPKHISGEGSKSASVRALLFDISFLMLCHVVQTYGSEVVLSDPSPSGETPFFETWLQTCMPEEAKILNPDHPCFRPEPGKVESLVTLLNNSSEMKLVQVKWHEICLSTPAAILEVLNAWENGVLSVEAVQKITDNIKGKVCSMAICAVAWLVAHVRMLGRDEREKPQTMIRQLVTPLYGENTLQFYSERVIIMSSIMEHMCADVFQQTAATLRPPMEGQEPIPYRNLLPAKEPIRAALTKQFQVVLRKGWVESRALHLFQSLLNMGGVFWFTNNLVKELLKETRQEWAHRVVELLYSIFCLDSHQITLTLLGTIVPNLLTDSAHWHSLVDPPGKALAKLSVWCALSSYSSHHKGSCSAHQRRRQREDIEDYSSLFPLDDTQPSKLMRLLSSNEDEPVALSSPGDRSMSSSLSASQLHTVNMRDPLNRVLANLFLLISSILGSKMAGPHTQFVHSFMEECVECLEQGSRGSILQFMPFTMVSELVKLPALAKPKVVLAVTDLTLPLGRRVAAKAIAAL; translated from the exons ATGAAGGTGGTAAACCTGAAGCAAGCCATTCTGCAGGCTTGGAAAGAGCGCTGGAGTGACTACCAGTGGGCTGTTAATATCAAGAAGAACTTTCCCAAAGGAGCAACCTGGGAATATCTTAACCTCGCAG AGGCGTTAATGGAACAGGCGTTGATTGGTCCGTCTCCAAATCCACTTATACTCTCTTATCTCAAATATGCCATAAGTTCACAG ATGGTGTCTTATTCGAGCGTGCTCATAGCTATTAGCAAG TTTGATGATTTTTCAAGGGATCTGTGCGTGAAATCTCTGCTGGAGGTCATGGACATGTTTTGCCACCGTCTCAC CTGCTACGGGAAAGCCGAGGAGTGCATCGGGCTGTGCCGCGCCCTGCTCGGGGTGGTCGTGTGGCTGCTGCAGGGGTGCGCTTGCTACTGCGAGAGGCTGAGGGAGCCGTGTCTGTCGAGCGCCACCGAGGCCTGTCTGGCGGAGTGCCGGGAGAGGCTGCACAAACTCATGAGCAGCACCAAGAACAGAGCCCTGGTGCACATCGCTCGGCTGGAAGATCAAG gGTCCTGGAGTATTGTAGAGCAAGCTGTTCTTAAAGTGAGCGACGGCCTCGGTTGTATAACTAACCCAACGCTGCGGACGCAATTAGAGGAAAGCTTGTCACTGGTGAAAGG TATCCCGCTGATGCTGTCCGTGCAGTGCGAGCCGCTGCTGCACGCCTCCTTCCCGTCGATCCACGCGTTCATCATGCTCGAGGGCACCATGAATTTGACGGGGGAGACGCAGCCGATGGTCGAGCAGCTGATGATGATCAAGAGGATGCAG AGAATCCCTACGCCATTCTTTGTGATGGAGATCTGGAAGGCTTGTTTTACTGGCCTCATCGAGTCACCAGAGGGCACCGAGGAGCTCAAATGGACTGCCTTCACGTTCCTCAAG ATTCCGCAAGTTCTCCTCCGACTGAAGAAGTACCCCCAGGGTGACAAAGGACAG GACTTTACGGAGGATGTGAATGTTGCCTTTCAGTATCTACTCAAACTGACGCCACTGCTGGACAAAGCTGATCAAAGATGCAA CTGTGACTGCCTGGGCATGCTGCTGCAGGAATGTAACAAGCTCGGTCTCCTGTCCGACTCAAACGCCGAGGTCCTCACATCAAAACG GAAGTTCTCCTCGAAACTAAAAACCGCGGAAAATGCAAATATCCAACCAAACCCTGGCCTCATCCTCCGAGCTGAACCCACTGTCACCAATATTCTCAAG ACAGTAGATGCCGACCACTCCAAGTCGCCGGAGGGCCTTTTGGGTGTCCTTGGCCACATGCTGTCCGGGAAGAGCTTGGATCTGCTCCTGGCAGCCGCGGCCGCCACGGGGAAACTCAAATCCTTTGCCCGCAAGTTCATCAA gctTAATGAGTTTCCCAAGCACATCAGCGGCGAAGGAT CCAAGTCTGCGTCTGTCCGGGCCCTGCTGTTCGACATCTCCTTCCTGATGCTTTGCCACGTAGTGCAGACGTACGGCTCTGAG GTTGTCCTTTCCGACCCCAGCCCCTCAGGGGAGACGCCCTTTTTTGAAACGTGGCTGCAAACGTGCATGCCTGAAGAGGCGAAGATCCTGAACCCGGACCACCCCTGCTTCAGGCCCGAGCCTGGGAAAGTCGAGAGTCTGGTGACCCTGCTGAACAATTCCTCGGAAATGAAGCTAGT TCAAGTGAAATGGCATGAAATCTGCCTCAGCACCCCGGCGGCCATTTTGGAAGTCCTGAATGCATGGGAGAACGGCGTTCTGTCGGTGGAGGCAGTGCAG AAGATCACTGACAACATCAAGGGCAAAGTGTGCAGTATGGCGATCTGTGCGGTGGCGTGGCTGGTGGCCCACGTCAGGATGCTGGGGCGGGACGAGAGGGAGAAGCCTCAGACCATGATCCGGCAGCTGGTCACCCCGCTCTATGGCGAAAACACACTGCAGTTTTACAGCGAACG GGTGATAATAATGAGCTCCATCATGGAGCACATGTGTGCCGACGTCTTCCAGCAAACTGCGGCGACTCTGCGGCCCCCCATGGAGGGCCAGGAGCCAATCCCCTATCGCAACCTATTACCTGCCAAGGAGCCCATCCGGGCCGCCCTCACCAAGCAGTTCCAGGTGGTGCTGCGCAAAGGCTGGGTGGAGAGCCGAGCGTTGCATCTGTTCCAGAGTCTGCTCAACATGGGCGGCGTCTTCTGGTTCACCAATAATTTGGTCAAG GAGCTGCTGAAGGAAACCCGTCAGGAGTGGGCTCATCGTGTGGTGGAGTTGCTTTACAGCATTTTCTGTCTGGACAGTCACCAGATCACGCTGACCTTGCTGGGCACCATCGTGCCCAACCTGCTCACCGACTCCGCCCACTGGCACAGCCTGGTCGACCCACCTGGCAAAGCCCTGGCCAA GTTGTCGGTGTGGTGCGCGCTAAGCTCGTACTCGTCCCACCACAAAGGCTCGTGCTCGGCTCATCAGCGGAGAAGACAGCGAGAAGATATCGAG GACTACAGCAGCCTCTTTCCTTTGGACGACACTCAACCCTCAAAACTCATGCGCCTCCTCAGCTCCAATGAGGATGAGCCTGTTGCACTTTCAAGTCCAG gaGACCGTTCTATGAGCAGCTCCCTGTCTGCCTCGCAGCTCCACACCGTCAACATGAGAGACCCACTCAACCGCGTCCTGG CCAACCTTTTCCTTCTCATTTCCTCCATCCTGGGCTCCAAGATGGCGGGGCCTCACACCCAGTTTGTGCACAGCTTCATGGAGGAGTGCGTGGAATGCTTGGAACAGGGAAGTCGCGGAAGCATCCTGCAGTTCATGCCTTTTACAATG
- the med24 gene encoding mediator of RNA polymerase II transcription subunit 24 isoform X3, with product MKVVNLKQAILQAWKERWSDYQWAVNIKKNFPKGATWEYLNLAEALMEQALIGPSPNPLILSYLKYAISSQMVSYSSVLIAISKFDDFSRDLCVKSLLEVMDMFCHRLTCYGKAEECIGLCRALLGVVVWLLQGCACYCERLREPCLSSATEACLAECRERLHKLMSSTKNRALVHIARLEDQGSWSIVEQAVLKVSDGLGCITNPTLRTQLEESLSLVKGIPLMLSVQCEPLLHASFPSIHAFIMLEGTMNLTGETQPMVEQLMMIKRMQRIPTPFFVMEIWKACFTGLIESPEGTEELKWTAFTFLKIPQVLLRLKKYPQGDKGQDFTEDVNVAFQYLLKLTPLLDKADQRCNCDCLGMLLQECNKLGLLSDSNAEVLTSKRTEDRKFSSKLKTAENANIQPNPGLILRAEPTVTNILKTVDADHSKSPEGLLGVLGHMLSGKSLDLLLAAAAATGKLKSFARKFIKLNEFPKHISGEGSKSASVRALLFDISFLMLCHVVQTYGSEVVLSDPSPSGETPFFETWLQTCMPEEAKILNPDHPCFRPEPGKVESLVTLLNNSSEMKLVQVKWHEICLSTPAAILEVLNAWENGVLSVEAVQKITDNIKGKVCSMAICAVAWLVAHVRMLGRDEREKPQTMIRQLVTPLYGENTLQFYSERVIIMSSIMEHMCADVFQQTAATLRPPMEGQEPIPYRNLLPAKEPIRAALTKQFQVVLRKGWVESRALHLFQSLLNMGGVFWFTNNLVKELLKETRQEWAHRVVELLYSIFCLDSHQITLTLLGTIVPNLLTDSAHWHSLVDPPGKALAKLSVWCALSSYSSHHKGSCSAHQRRRQREDIEDYSSLFPLDDTQPSKLMRLLSSNEDEPVALSSPGDRSMSSSLSASQLHTVNMRDPLNRVLDGGASHPVCAQLHGGVRGMLGTGKSRKHPAVHAFYNGL from the exons ATGAAGGTGGTAAACCTGAAGCAAGCCATTCTGCAGGCTTGGAAAGAGCGCTGGAGTGACTACCAGTGGGCTGTTAATATCAAGAAGAACTTTCCCAAAGGAGCAACCTGGGAATATCTTAACCTCGCAG AGGCGTTAATGGAACAGGCGTTGATTGGTCCGTCTCCAAATCCACTTATACTCTCTTATCTCAAATATGCCATAAGTTCACAG ATGGTGTCTTATTCGAGCGTGCTCATAGCTATTAGCAAG TTTGATGATTTTTCAAGGGATCTGTGCGTGAAATCTCTGCTGGAGGTCATGGACATGTTTTGCCACCGTCTCAC CTGCTACGGGAAAGCCGAGGAGTGCATCGGGCTGTGCCGCGCCCTGCTCGGGGTGGTCGTGTGGCTGCTGCAGGGGTGCGCTTGCTACTGCGAGAGGCTGAGGGAGCCGTGTCTGTCGAGCGCCACCGAGGCCTGTCTGGCGGAGTGCCGGGAGAGGCTGCACAAACTCATGAGCAGCACCAAGAACAGAGCCCTGGTGCACATCGCTCGGCTGGAAGATCAAG gGTCCTGGAGTATTGTAGAGCAAGCTGTTCTTAAAGTGAGCGACGGCCTCGGTTGTATAACTAACCCAACGCTGCGGACGCAATTAGAGGAAAGCTTGTCACTGGTGAAAGG TATCCCGCTGATGCTGTCCGTGCAGTGCGAGCCGCTGCTGCACGCCTCCTTCCCGTCGATCCACGCGTTCATCATGCTCGAGGGCACCATGAATTTGACGGGGGAGACGCAGCCGATGGTCGAGCAGCTGATGATGATCAAGAGGATGCAG AGAATCCCTACGCCATTCTTTGTGATGGAGATCTGGAAGGCTTGTTTTACTGGCCTCATCGAGTCACCAGAGGGCACCGAGGAGCTCAAATGGACTGCCTTCACGTTCCTCAAG ATTCCGCAAGTTCTCCTCCGACTGAAGAAGTACCCCCAGGGTGACAAAGGACAG GACTTTACGGAGGATGTGAATGTTGCCTTTCAGTATCTACTCAAACTGACGCCACTGCTGGACAAAGCTGATCAAAGATGCAA CTGTGACTGCCTGGGCATGCTGCTGCAGGAATGTAACAAGCTCGGTCTCCTGTCCGACTCAAACGCCGAGGTCCTCACATCAAAACG GACGGAGGACAGGAAGTTCTCCTCGAAACTAAAAACCGCGGAAAATGCAAATATCCAACCAAACCCTGGCCTCATCCTCCGAGCTGAACCCACTGTCACCAATATTCTCAAG ACAGTAGATGCCGACCACTCCAAGTCGCCGGAGGGCCTTTTGGGTGTCCTTGGCCACATGCTGTCCGGGAAGAGCTTGGATCTGCTCCTGGCAGCCGCGGCCGCCACGGGGAAACTCAAATCCTTTGCCCGCAAGTTCATCAA gctTAATGAGTTTCCCAAGCACATCAGCGGCGAAGGAT CCAAGTCTGCGTCTGTCCGGGCCCTGCTGTTCGACATCTCCTTCCTGATGCTTTGCCACGTAGTGCAGACGTACGGCTCTGAG GTTGTCCTTTCCGACCCCAGCCCCTCAGGGGAGACGCCCTTTTTTGAAACGTGGCTGCAAACGTGCATGCCTGAAGAGGCGAAGATCCTGAACCCGGACCACCCCTGCTTCAGGCCCGAGCCTGGGAAAGTCGAGAGTCTGGTGACCCTGCTGAACAATTCCTCGGAAATGAAGCTAGT TCAAGTGAAATGGCATGAAATCTGCCTCAGCACCCCGGCGGCCATTTTGGAAGTCCTGAATGCATGGGAGAACGGCGTTCTGTCGGTGGAGGCAGTGCAG AAGATCACTGACAACATCAAGGGCAAAGTGTGCAGTATGGCGATCTGTGCGGTGGCGTGGCTGGTGGCCCACGTCAGGATGCTGGGGCGGGACGAGAGGGAGAAGCCTCAGACCATGATCCGGCAGCTGGTCACCCCGCTCTATGGCGAAAACACACTGCAGTTTTACAGCGAACG GGTGATAATAATGAGCTCCATCATGGAGCACATGTGTGCCGACGTCTTCCAGCAAACTGCGGCGACTCTGCGGCCCCCCATGGAGGGCCAGGAGCCAATCCCCTATCGCAACCTATTACCTGCCAAGGAGCCCATCCGGGCCGCCCTCACCAAGCAGTTCCAGGTGGTGCTGCGCAAAGGCTGGGTGGAGAGCCGAGCGTTGCATCTGTTCCAGAGTCTGCTCAACATGGGCGGCGTCTTCTGGTTCACCAATAATTTGGTCAAG GAGCTGCTGAAGGAAACCCGTCAGGAGTGGGCTCATCGTGTGGTGGAGTTGCTTTACAGCATTTTCTGTCTGGACAGTCACCAGATCACGCTGACCTTGCTGGGCACCATCGTGCCCAACCTGCTCACCGACTCCGCCCACTGGCACAGCCTGGTCGACCCACCTGGCAAAGCCCTGGCCAA GTTGTCGGTGTGGTGCGCGCTAAGCTCGTACTCGTCCCACCACAAAGGCTCGTGCTCGGCTCATCAGCGGAGAAGACAGCGAGAAGATATCGAG GACTACAGCAGCCTCTTTCCTTTGGACGACACTCAACCCTCAAAACTCATGCGCCTCCTCAGCTCCAATGAGGATGAGCCTGTTGCACTTTCAAGTCCAG gaGACCGTTCTATGAGCAGCTCCCTGTCTGCCTCGCAGCTCCACACCGTCAACATGAGAGACCCACTCAACCGCGTCCTGG ATGGCGGGGCCTCACACCCAGTTTGTGCACAGCTTCATGGAGGAGTGCGTGGAATGCTTGGAACAGGGAAGTCGCGGAAGCATCCTGCAGTTCATGCCTTTTACAATG
- the med24 gene encoding mediator of RNA polymerase II transcription subunit 24 isoform X1, with product MKVVNLKQAILQAWKERWSDYQWAVNIKKNFPKGATWEYLNLAEALMEQALIGPSPNPLILSYLKYAISSQMVSYSSVLIAISKFDDFSRDLCVKSLLEVMDMFCHRLTCYGKAEECIGLCRALLGVVVWLLQGCACYCERLREPCLSSATEACLAECRERLHKLMSSTKNRALVHIARLEDQGSWSIVEQAVLKVSDGLGCITNPTLRTQLEESLSLVKGIPLMLSVQCEPLLHASFPSIHAFIMLEGTMNLTGETQPMVEQLMMIKRMQRIPTPFFVMEIWKACFTGLIESPEGTEELKWTAFTFLKIPQVLLRLKKYPQGDKGQDFTEDVNVAFQYLLKLTPLLDKADQRCNCDCLGMLLQECNKLGLLSDSNAEVLTSKRTEDRKFSSKLKTAENANIQPNPGLILRAEPTVTNILKTVDADHSKSPEGLLGVLGHMLSGKSLDLLLAAAAATGKLKSFARKFIKLNEFPKHISGEGSKSASVRALLFDISFLMLCHVVQTYGSEVVLSDPSPSGETPFFETWLQTCMPEEAKILNPDHPCFRPEPGKVESLVTLLNNSSEMKLVQVKWHEICLSTPAAILEVLNAWENGVLSVEAVQKITDNIKGKVCSMAICAVAWLVAHVRMLGRDEREKPQTMIRQLVTPLYGENTLQFYSERVIIMSSIMEHMCADVFQQTAATLRPPMEGQEPIPYRNLLPAKEPIRAALTKQFQVVLRKGWVESRALHLFQSLLNMGGVFWFTNNLVKELLKETRQEWAHRVVELLYSIFCLDSHQITLTLLGTIVPNLLTDSAHWHSLVDPPGKALAKLSVWCALSSYSSHHKGSCSAHQRRRQREDIEDYSSLFPLDDTQPSKLMRLLSSNEDEPVALSSPGDRSMSSSLSASQLHTVNMRDPLNRVLANLFLLISSILGSKMAGPHTQFVHSFMEECVECLEQGSRGSILQFMPFTMVSELVKLPALAKPKVVLAVTDLTLPLGRRVAAKAIAAL from the exons ATGAAGGTGGTAAACCTGAAGCAAGCCATTCTGCAGGCTTGGAAAGAGCGCTGGAGTGACTACCAGTGGGCTGTTAATATCAAGAAGAACTTTCCCAAAGGAGCAACCTGGGAATATCTTAACCTCGCAG AGGCGTTAATGGAACAGGCGTTGATTGGTCCGTCTCCAAATCCACTTATACTCTCTTATCTCAAATATGCCATAAGTTCACAG ATGGTGTCTTATTCGAGCGTGCTCATAGCTATTAGCAAG TTTGATGATTTTTCAAGGGATCTGTGCGTGAAATCTCTGCTGGAGGTCATGGACATGTTTTGCCACCGTCTCAC CTGCTACGGGAAAGCCGAGGAGTGCATCGGGCTGTGCCGCGCCCTGCTCGGGGTGGTCGTGTGGCTGCTGCAGGGGTGCGCTTGCTACTGCGAGAGGCTGAGGGAGCCGTGTCTGTCGAGCGCCACCGAGGCCTGTCTGGCGGAGTGCCGGGAGAGGCTGCACAAACTCATGAGCAGCACCAAGAACAGAGCCCTGGTGCACATCGCTCGGCTGGAAGATCAAG gGTCCTGGAGTATTGTAGAGCAAGCTGTTCTTAAAGTGAGCGACGGCCTCGGTTGTATAACTAACCCAACGCTGCGGACGCAATTAGAGGAAAGCTTGTCACTGGTGAAAGG TATCCCGCTGATGCTGTCCGTGCAGTGCGAGCCGCTGCTGCACGCCTCCTTCCCGTCGATCCACGCGTTCATCATGCTCGAGGGCACCATGAATTTGACGGGGGAGACGCAGCCGATGGTCGAGCAGCTGATGATGATCAAGAGGATGCAG AGAATCCCTACGCCATTCTTTGTGATGGAGATCTGGAAGGCTTGTTTTACTGGCCTCATCGAGTCACCAGAGGGCACCGAGGAGCTCAAATGGACTGCCTTCACGTTCCTCAAG ATTCCGCAAGTTCTCCTCCGACTGAAGAAGTACCCCCAGGGTGACAAAGGACAG GACTTTACGGAGGATGTGAATGTTGCCTTTCAGTATCTACTCAAACTGACGCCACTGCTGGACAAAGCTGATCAAAGATGCAA CTGTGACTGCCTGGGCATGCTGCTGCAGGAATGTAACAAGCTCGGTCTCCTGTCCGACTCAAACGCCGAGGTCCTCACATCAAAACG GACGGAGGACAGGAAGTTCTCCTCGAAACTAAAAACCGCGGAAAATGCAAATATCCAACCAAACCCTGGCCTCATCCTCCGAGCTGAACCCACTGTCACCAATATTCTCAAG ACAGTAGATGCCGACCACTCCAAGTCGCCGGAGGGCCTTTTGGGTGTCCTTGGCCACATGCTGTCCGGGAAGAGCTTGGATCTGCTCCTGGCAGCCGCGGCCGCCACGGGGAAACTCAAATCCTTTGCCCGCAAGTTCATCAA gctTAATGAGTTTCCCAAGCACATCAGCGGCGAAGGAT CCAAGTCTGCGTCTGTCCGGGCCCTGCTGTTCGACATCTCCTTCCTGATGCTTTGCCACGTAGTGCAGACGTACGGCTCTGAG GTTGTCCTTTCCGACCCCAGCCCCTCAGGGGAGACGCCCTTTTTTGAAACGTGGCTGCAAACGTGCATGCCTGAAGAGGCGAAGATCCTGAACCCGGACCACCCCTGCTTCAGGCCCGAGCCTGGGAAAGTCGAGAGTCTGGTGACCCTGCTGAACAATTCCTCGGAAATGAAGCTAGT TCAAGTGAAATGGCATGAAATCTGCCTCAGCACCCCGGCGGCCATTTTGGAAGTCCTGAATGCATGGGAGAACGGCGTTCTGTCGGTGGAGGCAGTGCAG AAGATCACTGACAACATCAAGGGCAAAGTGTGCAGTATGGCGATCTGTGCGGTGGCGTGGCTGGTGGCCCACGTCAGGATGCTGGGGCGGGACGAGAGGGAGAAGCCTCAGACCATGATCCGGCAGCTGGTCACCCCGCTCTATGGCGAAAACACACTGCAGTTTTACAGCGAACG GGTGATAATAATGAGCTCCATCATGGAGCACATGTGTGCCGACGTCTTCCAGCAAACTGCGGCGACTCTGCGGCCCCCCATGGAGGGCCAGGAGCCAATCCCCTATCGCAACCTATTACCTGCCAAGGAGCCCATCCGGGCCGCCCTCACCAAGCAGTTCCAGGTGGTGCTGCGCAAAGGCTGGGTGGAGAGCCGAGCGTTGCATCTGTTCCAGAGTCTGCTCAACATGGGCGGCGTCTTCTGGTTCACCAATAATTTGGTCAAG GAGCTGCTGAAGGAAACCCGTCAGGAGTGGGCTCATCGTGTGGTGGAGTTGCTTTACAGCATTTTCTGTCTGGACAGTCACCAGATCACGCTGACCTTGCTGGGCACCATCGTGCCCAACCTGCTCACCGACTCCGCCCACTGGCACAGCCTGGTCGACCCACCTGGCAAAGCCCTGGCCAA GTTGTCGGTGTGGTGCGCGCTAAGCTCGTACTCGTCCCACCACAAAGGCTCGTGCTCGGCTCATCAGCGGAGAAGACAGCGAGAAGATATCGAG GACTACAGCAGCCTCTTTCCTTTGGACGACACTCAACCCTCAAAACTCATGCGCCTCCTCAGCTCCAATGAGGATGAGCCTGTTGCACTTTCAAGTCCAG gaGACCGTTCTATGAGCAGCTCCCTGTCTGCCTCGCAGCTCCACACCGTCAACATGAGAGACCCACTCAACCGCGTCCTGG CCAACCTTTTCCTTCTCATTTCCTCCATCCTGGGCTCCAAGATGGCGGGGCCTCACACCCAGTTTGTGCACAGCTTCATGGAGGAGTGCGTGGAATGCTTGGAACAGGGAAGTCGCGGAAGCATCCTGCAGTTCATGCCTTTTACAATG